A single region of the Acetonema longum DSM 6540 genome encodes:
- the rsgA gene encoding ribosome small subunit-dependent GTPase A codes for MNQLIRYGATKHRFTEAMLYPGLHLARVVSQYKGRYKIVTEEGECLAEVSGKFRYETTGLSQYPAVGDFVMTDRTGGSSGNAVIYQVLTRNSVFERKAVGGGQQTQVIAANIDTVFICMSLNSDYNLSRLERYLAVAWNSGAAPVVVLTKADLCSDLQSVIAEIESVTPGTNVIITSSCDPSSSEKLLPYLQPGLTASFTGSSGVGKSTLINRLAGEELLRTSVIRQDDKGRHTTTRRELLVLPQGGIVIDTPGMRELGVESVDLAQSFSDIDDLSSHCRFRDCTHTTEPGCALLKALKTGTLDARRLESYRKLKREARYDGLSSRQIESEKLNAMFEDMGGMKKARKFIRQNNKRRRE; via the coding sequence TTGAACCAGCTAATCCGCTACGGCGCAACCAAGCACCGGTTTACCGAGGCGATGCTCTATCCCGGCCTGCATCTGGCAAGAGTGGTTTCGCAATATAAAGGCCGATATAAAATCGTTACAGAAGAGGGGGAATGCCTTGCCGAGGTTTCCGGCAAGTTCCGTTATGAGACAACCGGGCTGTCCCAGTATCCTGCAGTAGGCGATTTTGTCATGACAGACCGCACCGGTGGCAGCTCCGGCAACGCGGTGATCTATCAGGTGCTCACGCGCAATAGTGTTTTTGAACGCAAGGCGGTGGGCGGCGGGCAGCAAACGCAGGTGATTGCCGCCAACATTGACACCGTATTTATTTGTATGTCGCTCAATAGCGACTACAACCTGAGCCGGTTGGAGCGCTACCTTGCAGTGGCTTGGAACAGCGGTGCTGCTCCCGTGGTCGTGCTGACCAAGGCTGACTTATGCTCTGATTTACAGAGTGTAATTGCTGAAATAGAGTCAGTGACGCCTGGCACCAATGTGATCATTACCTCCAGCTGTGATCCATCCTCCAGCGAAAAGCTGCTGCCCTATTTACAGCCAGGCCTGACAGCATCTTTTACCGGGTCGTCCGGCGTGGGGAAATCCACGCTCATCAACCGGCTTGCCGGAGAAGAGCTGCTCCGTACCTCAGTCATCCGTCAGGATGACAAAGGGCGGCATACCACCACTCGCCGGGAACTCCTGGTCCTGCCCCAGGGCGGCATCGTCATTGATACTCCTGGTATGCGGGAATTAGGCGTAGAAAGCGTCGACCTGGCCCAATCCTTTTCCGACATCGATGATTTATCTTCCCACTGCCGTTTCCGGGACTGCACCCACACCACAGAACCCGGCTGTGCGCTGTTAAAGGCTCTGAAAACAGGAACACTGGATGCCAGGCGGCTGGAAAGCTATCGGAAGTTAAAACGGGAAGCGCGTTATGACGGCCTTTCCTCCAGACAGATTGAAAGTGAAAAACTAAACGCCATGTTCGAAGACATGGGCGGAATGAAAAAAGCAAGAAAATTCATCCGCCAAAATAACAAACGCAGAAGAGAATGA
- the dcuC gene encoding C4-dicarboxylate transporter DcuC, translating to MFGLLIAGAVVAICGYLIVNRYKAQAVLICGGFVMMAVAVIFDFGPILPAKASTGFAWFDLFKFVDDLASKRTAELGLMIMVCAGFAKYMDKIGASKALVHVAVKPLKLLKSPYMVLCGGFLIGQVLHPFIPSASGFGLLLMVTMFPIYISLGVDRTTATAVIATNGCLDLGPASGNSILAAKYAGMTPVDYFVNYQLPQAIVISLAMTATHYFVARHFARKQEDQLPPPAAERDENVAAKAAGETLPPWYYAILPAVPLIMVLLFGYFKFKGIKMDINVALFIGIFVAMVVEYVRSLDLRKIFSSMQTFFDGMGVQFATVVTLIIAGETFAKGLQSVGAIDTLINYAQTAGFGKDGMILVMSVIIMITSLIMGSGNAPFFAFSAFAPDVAKKVGAEAVNILLPMQLTASVTRAVSPIAAVVVAVAGVAGVSPFEVVKRTAAPLAVGLIVVQIMTYIMF from the coding sequence ATGTTCGGACTGCTGATTGCCGGTGCTGTGGTAGCAATATGCGGATATTTGATTGTAAACAGATATAAGGCTCAGGCCGTACTGATCTGTGGCGGCTTTGTGATGATGGCCGTTGCTGTTATTTTCGATTTTGGTCCTATTTTACCGGCGAAGGCCAGTACAGGCTTTGCCTGGTTTGACCTGTTTAAATTTGTGGATGACCTGGCATCCAAACGTACGGCGGAGTTAGGGTTAATGATTATGGTCTGTGCCGGCTTCGCTAAATATATGGATAAAATAGGCGCCAGCAAAGCCCTGGTTCATGTCGCCGTTAAGCCTTTAAAGCTGCTGAAGTCACCTTATATGGTGCTTTGCGGCGGTTTTCTCATCGGCCAGGTATTGCACCCGTTTATCCCGAGCGCATCAGGCTTTGGACTGCTGCTTATGGTTACCATGTTTCCAATATACATATCGTTAGGGGTGGACAGAACGACGGCCACCGCTGTGATTGCCACCAATGGCTGTCTGGACCTCGGTCCGGCTTCGGGGAATTCGATCCTTGCGGCAAAGTACGCCGGAATGACTCCCGTGGACTATTTTGTCAACTATCAACTGCCGCAGGCCATTGTGATTTCATTAGCCATGACTGCAACCCATTATTTTGTTGCCAGGCACTTTGCGCGCAAACAGGAAGACCAACTGCCGCCGCCGGCGGCTGAACGGGATGAGAATGTGGCTGCCAAGGCAGCAGGCGAAACGCTGCCGCCCTGGTATTATGCCATCCTGCCCGCCGTACCGCTGATAATGGTATTGCTGTTTGGCTATTTCAAATTCAAAGGCATTAAAATGGATATTAACGTAGCCTTATTCATTGGCATATTTGTTGCTATGGTCGTTGAATATGTGCGTTCCCTGGATTTGAGAAAAATCTTTTCGAGCATGCAAACCTTCTTTGATGGCATGGGTGTTCAATTTGCCACTGTGGTTACATTAATTATTGCCGGAGAGACTTTTGCCAAGGGGCTGCAGTCGGTAGGCGCCATTGACACTTTGATCAATTATGCCCAGACGGCAGGATTCGGCAAGGATGGCATGATTTTGGTCATGAGTGTGATTATTATGATTACATCCTTGATCATGGGGTCCGGTAATGCGCCGTTCTTTGCATTCTCTGCCTTTGCACCTGACGTAGCGAAAAAGGTGGGAGCAGAGGCGGTGAATATTCTGCTGCCCATGCAGCTTACCGCCAGCGTCACAAGAGCGGTATCCCCAATTGCAGCAGTTGTCGTAGCCGTAGCAGGCGTTGCCGGGGTTTCGCCGTTTGAGGTTGTCAAACGGACGGCTGCTCCGCTGGCGGTGGGCCTGATTGTTGTTCAGATTATGACCTACATTATGTTTTAA
- a CDS encoding LysR family transcriptional regulator — MDDKDWMMLTIIKEERNLTKSAQRLFLSQPALTYRLQSLEQEFGVRILNRYPNGVSFTMQGEYILQCAEELLQKIKHTRECVQAMEDHIEGPLRLGISSVFAKFKMAPILKEYKQRFPNVQLSLKTGSSTSQLPDMLQNREVDIAILRGDFNWPEKKHTLLEEPFCVVSAKPLELDDLPSLPWIQYETAAITKTDYDYCTWWQEYFCAPPPPVTKVDSIEACIQLVTHGIGWTILPKIHVGNNRALFTRPVIWSNGRPMLKKTVMAYRNETLNRPAAKVFVDYILHECFD, encoded by the coding sequence GTGGATGATAAAGACTGGATGATGCTTACAATCATCAAGGAAGAACGAAATCTTACAAAGTCAGCCCAGCGCCTTTTCCTGTCCCAGCCGGCACTGACCTATCGCCTGCAAAGCCTGGAACAGGAATTTGGCGTAAGAATTCTTAACCGCTATCCTAACGGGGTTTCATTTACGATGCAGGGCGAGTATATTTTGCAGTGCGCCGAAGAATTACTGCAAAAAATCAAACACACCAGGGAATGTGTCCAGGCTATGGAAGATCATATTGAAGGCCCGTTACGGCTGGGCATCAGCAGTGTTTTTGCCAAGTTCAAGATGGCGCCAATCCTGAAAGAATATAAACAGCGCTTTCCCAATGTTCAGCTTAGCCTGAAAACCGGCTCCAGCACTTCACAACTGCCGGATATGCTGCAGAACCGGGAAGTGGATATTGCCATTCTGCGGGGAGATTTTAACTGGCCGGAAAAAAAGCACACCCTTTTGGAAGAGCCCTTTTGCGTTGTTTCCGCTAAACCGCTTGAACTGGACGACCTGCCTTCTCTCCCCTGGATTCAGTACGAAACGGCAGCCATTACGAAAACAGATTATGACTATTGCACATGGTGGCAGGAATATTTCTGCGCTCCCCCTCCTCCGGTTACGAAAGTCGACTCCATAGAAGCCTGTATCCAACTCGTAACCCATGGCATTGGCTGGACCATTTTGCCCAAAATACATGTCGGAAATAACCGGGCACTCTTTACCCGCCCGGTTATTTGGTCTAACGGCCGGCCGATGCTGAAAAAAACGGTTATGGCCTATCGGAATGAGACGCTGAACCGGCCGGCGGCTAAAGTATTTGTGGACTATATCTTACATGAGTGCTTTGACTAG
- a CDS encoding glutamate carboxypeptidase — MQGILEQCEQIRPEFMRLWEKLVNIDSGSDYSPGLRQVAEIVGEFCARQGMEITYHPVAAADGKCNVTARAAGTGTKSILLLAHMDTVFPVGTAAARPFRTDAEYAYGPGVSDCKGGVVLALYTMHILKKMNNSSYRHVTCCFNCDEEISSPDSRDLIMELAKRHDYVLCLEPGQANDGVIAWRKGVAKLKVTVAGKASHSGSDPDKGCNALLELSHQINRISMLANRDKETTVTFTKMAAGDRLNVVPDYAEAWADVRAVYAEELDRIEREAQALAASATVAGTRTAVELRRGRPPFFPNEGTQQLIDKAKKIYAELGRSLSQSGAGGGADANLAAAAGAIVLDSLGPVKGGPNHTADEKARLDSLAPRLYLLVRLITALGGEAAI; from the coding sequence ATGCAAGGGATACTGGAACAATGTGAGCAAATACGGCCTGAATTTATGCGTCTGTGGGAAAAACTCGTTAATATTGACTCGGGATCGGATTACAGTCCGGGTCTGAGGCAAGTGGCGGAAATCGTGGGAGAGTTTTGTGCGCGGCAGGGGATGGAGATAACGTATCACCCGGTTGCCGCGGCGGACGGCAAGTGTAACGTAACGGCCCGTGCTGCGGGTACAGGTACAAAATCCATTTTATTGTTAGCGCATATGGATACCGTTTTTCCCGTGGGCACTGCTGCGGCCCGGCCTTTCCGCACTGATGCGGAATATGCTTATGGGCCGGGCGTATCGGACTGCAAGGGCGGTGTCGTTCTTGCATTATACACTATGCATATTCTGAAGAAAATGAACAACTCATCCTACCGGCATGTCACCTGCTGCTTTAATTGCGATGAAGAAATCTCATCGCCTGATTCGCGGGACCTGATCATGGAGCTGGCAAAGCGGCACGATTATGTGCTCTGCCTGGAGCCTGGCCAGGCAAATGACGGTGTTATCGCCTGGCGAAAGGGTGTGGCCAAGCTAAAGGTAACCGTTGCGGGCAAGGCGTCACATTCCGGCAGCGATCCGGATAAAGGCTGCAATGCTCTGCTGGAATTGAGCCATCAAATTAACCGGATCTCCATGCTGGCCAACCGTGATAAGGAAACCACAGTCACTTTCACCAAAATGGCGGCCGGTGACCGGCTCAATGTTGTTCCCGACTATGCCGAAGCCTGGGCGGATGTAAGAGCAGTATACGCAGAGGAACTGGACCGCATCGAGCGTGAAGCGCAAGCCTTGGCCGCCTCAGCCACTGTGGCGGGTACAAGAACAGCCGTGGAATTAAGGCGGGGCAGGCCGCCATTTTTTCCTAACGAAGGAACGCAGCAGCTCATCGATAAGGCTAAAAAAATATATGCCGAGCTTGGCCGGTCACTGTCGCAAAGCGGCGCCGGCGGAGGGGCGGACGCCAATCTGGCCGCGGCGGCAGGCGCTATCGTGCTGGACAGTCTGGGCCCTGTTAAAGGCGGACCTAATCATACGGCCGATGAAAAAGCCCGGCTGGATTCTTTGGCGCCACGCCTCTATCTTTTAGTCCGGCTTATCACAGCATTAGGCGGCGAGGCAGCCATCTAA